In the Haloterrigena turkmenica DSM 5511 genome, GGGTCTGTTACTACTGTCTCGAACGTCCTTGACGGTCCCGGCGCCGTAGATCGGCTCATCGGTCGATATCGGCCGCGATCCATGCACCGACTCGGTTAACCTCACTGAACAGATATCGGTCACTCTCGCGCTGGTAGAGTCGAAGCGTCGGGCGGTCGTTGAACTCGTTTTCCCGCAGCTGTTCATTCGATCCGATAACCCTTTTCAGTACCGTCAGATGATTTCATGGTCGTTCTCTCCGGTCACACTCGGGCGGTGCTGTGACACCGTTCGGCTTTTCCATACCTCACAAGATAGCCGATCGTGCAGCCATTCCCTGTGACGGAATTGAACCGCCGCAAAGTCCAAACGCCCCCGAGCCGACGCCCCAGCTGAAATGTCACGCCGAGCCGCCAAACCTCTCTGTCAATTTGGTAGGTCCAGTAAAGATAATCTTGTATAGCGTGCGTTTTAGTAATCACGTATAAAGCTCAGCGAGATAGCCGGCCAATCACACTTGAGTTCCCTGATGATCACATGTAGAGTCAGCTGAACTGGAATTCAGTTATTACCGCAACACTCGAGGATGGGGACTCTCAAAGTCCGAATCGCACACTTGTTGGCCAGTCAGCTACGCAGTTGGGGCCGCTTAGTCTCACTCGCTGGCAGGACGTCAGCGAGGATCGAAACAGCACTGGTCAGCGCGAATAGACCTGTGATGAGCGTCACGAGGAACAGCCCAGGGGTCGCTAAAAGGCCACTCACAGTAGCTCCCAGCAGGCCCAGACTGATGCCGAGGGCTATGTGGTAATATCTGGGGAGGGCACTGGAAGCGGACGCACGCGCTGGCTGCTCGCTCTCCCTCTGCAAAGGCTGTGCCTCGAGATAAGGGCGGATCTCCTCAAGGCGATCACCAGGACGCACAATTCCGCGTGTCTTCTCGTATTCGATGATCCCTTTCTTATCAAGTTTCGGCAGGTGTGACTGATAGAGGGGAATGTACACCCGCTGGCGCTGGGTCGACGTTAATTGCTTGACCGTGGTATCGTGCTCTTTCGCTGCAATGTGCTCAGCGATATCGCGCATTCGAACGGCTCTTTCATCCTCGTGATCCAGCAGATAGCGGATACTCTCTCGGCGGCGGTTCGTCTGAAGAAGATGAAAGGCATCGTCTTGGTTAAGTTCCTGTGACTTGTCAGACTGGGACTCGCTGGAGGGCGAACCCGCCGAACGGGACGGATAGTCTAATTCAGGCATAATTTTCTGAACGAGTGATTAGAGTATTCCGACATAAGTTTTATTGTTTGCCTAAGGACTAGATGATACTACAATATAATAAATTAATCAAACAACCACGAAAGATAATATATGTTTCGGAGACATTGTGGAGAAGATATTTTAGTCTCAGAGAAATCCTGTATCCAGTGGTCTGTTGGGGTGAAGGGTTCCCTATATCAGAGAATGTGAGTAACGGATAATAAACAGCATACCACGGAAATTTGGTTTATGTAATAATCTCTATCGTAGGTGTGTAGAGCCGATAATGAAATTTCACATCAGTATTCAGATCAGGAGATTAGTGTTGAAATGACTGTTGAGGAGTACAATATTTCGGTCGAGAGCGACGGGACGATTGTAGTTAGCGATCCCACCGCTGATTCTGAACTCTCAGAGTAGCCAGCGTCCAGCCGAAGATTGGATAAACATCAGCAGCCCCTGCTGTAGGCGGGCAAACAGTACGTAAACAGATTCAGAAACCCGAGATAGATCGACGAGACCAATCTTCTATATTCATGCCATTAACAGCACGCGAGAAAGACGGGAATTGCTGCACATGTACTTTCGATGAAAAAGGTCATGCTGAGATCGCTCGCGTCCCGCGGTAGCCCTGTGGAGTGACGGCTTCGCGTCTTGTCTACCTCGACGGCTATCTCACTTGAGTGAGATACCGTCTTTGTTTATCTCGGTGAATCACTCCGCGCCTGGCCCGTAACCAATTCTACTGGGAACTGAAACGAGTGGCTGTCCTCGGCGACTGTCTGTTCGAGTTTGTCGAGGTCCCACCGGAGGACGAACTTACGTTCCGGGTTCAGAGAGCCGTCGAGAGCGACGTCAAATGCCGGGATGCTGACCGCAAGAGCGGGGAGTTCGCGACTGCTCTCAAGGTAATTCAACTTCGAAAAGCCGACTGCTCGTAGCGGGAGATCGCCGACGAAACTTGTGTTATTTCTGTAATATTGACAGAGTCGTGCTGAATAAAGGGCCTGTATCTCGCATGGAGCAGTGTTCGGAATCGAGGCCGTACGATCGACCTATTCAGGGCTCCAGAAGCGCGACGAACAACATTCTTGTCTCCCTTCTGGGATCATACGGTAATCTCCTCGCTGGGCGATTTATAGCGGTCGTATAACTAATTTTTCATCTTTCAAAGTGACGATTCTGTCAACGGAACCCTTTTTGGCAATTAGGGATGTCTTGAGGATATGAGTTCTGTCTCCCTATCGCCCAAACAGGTTTTAGAGGTGTTTGAAACCCTCGCACCCCCCGGGACACCGCTGACGACCCCAGAAGTCGCCGCCGAGTTCGACTGTAGCCACCGGACCATCTATAACAAACTAGAGACACTCGTCAACAACGGCTCACTCGAAACGAAGAAAGTCGGAGCACGTGGTCGCGTATGGTGGCGACCCCTACAGGAATGCGATCATGAGGATGAAGACGAAGACGAGCGGTTCTATCAATCATTGTTCGATTCGATCGACAAGGGCATCTTCCTCGCAGACGTGATCTTCAACAGGGATGGCGAACCGATAGACGTCCTCTATCGTGAGGCCAATACAGCAGCAACGGAAATGGTCGGCGAAAACTTCGAAGGCCGCTTCTTAACCGAGATTGATCTAGGGTACGAGGACCATTGGTACGAGACCTTCGGCCGGGTGACTAGCACCGGCGAGGGAGAACGTCTTGAAGTATATGCGGAACCGGATGGGCACTGGTATGACGTCTACGTGTTCAAGCCGCCGAACGACGGCAATCGGCGTATCGGAATCATCTTCCAGGATATCACCGAGCGCAAGCGTGCCCGACAGAAATTGGAAGAAGAACGGGATATGTTCGCCGACGGACCGACGGTCGTCTTCCGGTGGACGCCCGAGGCCGATGAGGGATGGCCGGTCGAGTACGTCTCCGAAAACGTCGAGGACGTGTTCGGGTACACGCCTGCGGAACTCGAATCCGGAGATATCCCGTATACCGACCTCCTCCTCGATGAAGAACTCGACCGGATCGCCAGCGAGGTCGCGGAGAACAGCGACGAAACGACCGAGCGGTTCAGTCACGAGCCCTACCGGATCAAAACCAAAGGCGGTGACATCCGGTGGGTGAAAGACATCACAAAGATCGTCCGGAACGGTTCCGGGAAGATTGTCAACTATCTTGGGTACCTTGTTGACATCACCGAGCGCAAGCAGGCCGAGGAAACGCTGAAGCAAACGAACCGATCGCTCAAACGACTCAATAGGGCGAGCGCCGACCTGTTCGACGCCGAGCCGGATGCCATCGCTGACCGCGTCGCCGAACTTACCCAGCATGTCCTCGACATCGAGTACGCCGCGCTGTGGCGCTACGACGAGACGACCGGCGAAATCCGGGAGTACGCCACCTCCGTCGATCCCGAACTGGACGCAGATAGCGTTACGCCTTCCGAGGGATTCCATAACCAGGTGTGGAAGACCTTCATCAGTAACGACGTATCCGCCGATACCGATCTTAACGTCCCCAACAGCGGGGTGATCGAAACAAAAGCCCCACTGCGAAGTTGTGTTCTCGTCCCGCTGGGACGACACGGCGTCATTTGTGCTGGTTCGACGCGAGTCGAAGCGTTCAATGGCCGCGTGGCCGATCTCGCAGAGACGGTCGCGGCGACGATTAAGGCCGCGTGGGACCATGCCGAAGGCGAACAGCAGTTGACCGACCGCAACGCGGAACTCGAACGTCTTGACAGACTGAACGGGCTCATTAGGGGCATCGATCAGGCATTAGTGGATGCTGAGACACTCGAAGCGATCGACCAGTCCGTGTGTGAACTCCTCGCGGACTCCGAGCTGTACGAGTTCGCCTGGATCGGCGAGCGTGATCCAGGCTCTGACACAATCCGGCCCAGAGAGTGGGTCGGTGTCGATCACGGCTACCTGGAAACACTGTCAATTTCGACCGACCAGCATCCCTCAAACGAAGATCCTGTCGCCGCCGCCGTGCGAACACAGCACGTGCAGGTGGTCGAAGACGTTGCCATCGACCCGCGTGCCGCCGACTGGCGAGAAGCAACGCTCGACCGCGGGGCGCGCTCGTGTATCAGCATTCCGCTGGTCTACAACAGATCGCTATACGGTGTCCTGTCGGTATACGCCGCGCAGCCGAAACCCGACGAGCGCGATCATGCGGTGCTTGCCGAACTCGGGGAGACGATTGCCCACGCGATCAACGCCGTCGAAACCAGACGGACGTTGTTGACCGACAGCGTCACCGAGCTCACGCTCGAAATTCACGAGGCCGACGACGTCCTTACCAAACTCGCTCGGAAGACCGACACCGAGATCGAATTCGACGGGCTCGTTCCCCAGAGCGACGGTGCACCCCACCTCTTCTTTTCTGCGCATGATGTCATCGCCGAGGACGTGCTCGCTGCAGTACGACACCTACCTGAAGTAGCGGAGATAACGCTGATCAGGGAGGAGGAGTCACGGTGCGTCTTCGAAGCAACGGTCACCGAGTCCACACTCATATCATATGTCGAGAACGAAGGTGTCGTTCGCTCGCTTTCAACTACACCTGAAACAACCACTCTTATCGTTGATCTCCCTGCAGCCGCGACCGTTCGGGAGTTCGTCGAAACTATCCAAGAGATCTATCCAGGTACTGAACTTGTGACTCGTCAGACATGTGAACGGGAGATTACGACGCGTCAGGACCTGCGCGACGCCCTCACTGAGCGGTTCACTGACCGACAACTCGAAATCCTGGAAACCGCCTATCGGAGCGGGTTCTTCGAGTCACCGCGCGTACGGACGGGGAAGGAATTGTCCGAGGCGCTGGGGATTACGCAATCGACGTTCTCCTACCACCTCCGGGAAGCCCAACGCCGTCTCTGTGAGATAGTGTTCGAAAACTCCTGATCAGCGTCCTAGCCTCGTACCGGATACCTAGCTTTACTATTTCACACCGGAGATTTCCCACACCGTCAGAGAATACCAACGAGTTGGTCCCTATCTAGCGGCCTGAGCGGCGTTTTCGAGGGAGTCCGTGAAGAAAACCACTATCATCGGTCTAGATAATACGTATAGATGTCCGCGACAGTGAGAAAAGTTCGAAATCAGGCTTTCCTTCGTCTCGTTCTTCTTCTGGAGTGATGATCTTGGATGGGACCAAGAGTGCAACTCAGACATCAATGGATACCGTACTAGACATTTTGGCAAACAAGTACCGTCGTAGACTTCTATTCGCCTTACTGGAGCACAATCCACAGGAGGACGATGATATACAGATTCCCTCCGATATCCACATCGAAAATGAGGATCTGAAGGGGCTCAAGACCGAGATGGTGCACGTGCACCTACCCAAGCTCGAAAAGGCGAGCTTCATCATGTGGGACCGGGAAGTGCACGAGGTGCGAGAAGGATCCCAGTTCGAGGAGATTCGGCCACTACTTCAGTTGATGCGCGACAACCCCGACAAACTCCCTGAGGGCTTGCTCTGAGCCCAATCACCGAGTTCAGATAGGCCTGGATCACAGAGCTAACAACCGCCCTGGTTAGGCCGCCCAGCGGCCAGATTCGGCCGACGTAGTTGGCGTATTCGATCTGACTGCCCATGCTGAATGCATCCTCTGTATTCAGTACGTGATTCTTGGCAGTTAGCATATAGATTGATAGCCTTGCTGGTAACGCTCTCTTCTGAACTTAGCAGTAGGGATCTATACCTGTCTCTCACTATACGCGCCATGTGTCGCCGTTTTTCGAAGCCACGAGTCGTTGCTGTTGTTCGTAGTCCTCGACCGCAATCAGGTCGTCCTCAAGGTCGAGTTCAATATCGGCCACAGGTTAGTGTTCAATTATTTGAGAATCGAATGTATCGATAAGTAATCCGTAGGCCAGATCAGTCGCTGCCTACGACGTCGTCGATGACGTTTGCGACGTCCTCGTTTTTGATATCGCTGTAGGCTTCGTGGGTCGTTTCGATTGACTGGTGCCGAAGGGCCTGCTGGGCGTACTCTGGCTTCCCACTGGCGTACAGTTCGTGGCCGAGTCTACGCCGGCCACCGTGCGGTTTCAGGTACTCGCCGTCGATTTCGATGTTCGCCTCGTTGCAGAGCGTTTTCATCACACGACGGCCACCGTTTTTCGTAAGCGCAGGTGGCGGGACCTCCTTTTTACGGAGTAGTGCGTCGAGGATTTCGGTTTTCGTCCTGTCACCCCCATCCTCGAGCCACCGGGATACTGTCTTCTCGTCGTACTCGTCGATCAACGCCTGTCGTTTCGAGTTGTAGTGGGGGCCGTCCGCGCGTTCGAGAGTGATGGTCAGATCGCCGGACTCGTAGTCGGTGTCAAACTCAATGGCAAATGCCTCTGAGTCGTAGGCCGCGTGGTAGGCCCGATACGGTTCGAGCGAGCCGGTCGCCTTGAAGTGGAAGAACGCTGCTGCGATGTAGGGTTTGCTCTGCGTTTCGATCCGCGCCTCGACTGGGGCCGGAAGCGCTATCTGGACGTGTCGGTGTCGATACTGACTGCGAACGCACGCGCCTCCTCGACGGTCGCTTGCGAATGCGCCGGGGTCTCACCGGTGAGCACGTTCACCGGCGTGTCTGTCTCGTCGGTGAATAGGACGTCTTCGAATGTGCGCGTCCCGAGAACCGCGTCGAGGGCCAACTCGCAATCGTTGAATGGAAGTTCCTTTTGGGGTCATCAAATCAGGAGCCTACAGCGGGGCTCAGTCGTTTCACCCCCCGAAAAACAACTTCCGCTGTGAGTACCAGAAAACGGTTCACATTATTCGTGTTCGGCATTCCCGAATCGGTCAGTACAGATATATACGTGGTCGGCCGTTACTACTTTTCTATCTCGTTCACAGGTCGAGTTTGACGCGCTGTCCCCTCTCAGCGGATTCGTAGAGGGCACGGATGACGCGCATGTCGACCATACCGTGTTCGCCGTCGGGTTCGGGGTCGAGACCACGCTGGAGGCGGTTAGCGAAGTAGTCGAACTCCTCGCGCATCTGGTCGACCGGCTCCGGCTGATACTCGCTCTCGATGTCCGTTCCGGATACCCGGAGCACTTTCTGGGTGTTCGGGAAGAAGAGCCCCTCGATGCTCAGTTCACCTTCGGTGCCGACGAACCGGAGGCTCGAGGTCACTGTCGCGCTGTGCGTGACTGTACACGAGGCGAGCTTGCCGTCGGGGAACTCTAGCTGGAACGCTGCGTGCTCGTCGGTTCCCTCGTAGGCGGGCTGTTCGGACTCCGTCCGAGCGTACACCGCTTGGGGATCTTCCTCCAGGATGAACCGGATCGTGTTCAGCGGGTAGATCCCGATGTCGTTGAGCGTCGTCCCGCCGGCGAGGTCGGGGTCGAACCGCCAGCTCGTCTCGTCGGCGGCGTCGAGGATCGTGTCCGACATGTGCCCGAGTATCGAGACGACATCGCCGATTGCGCCGTCCCGGATCAGTTCTCGGGCGCGGCGGGCCACCGGTTCGGTCTGGAGCCGGTAGGCGACCATCAGCGGGACATCAGCTTCCCGGCAGGCGTCGACGAGCGCCTGAGCGTCCTCGACAGTCGCTTCCAGGGGCTTCTCGCAGAGGATCGCCTTATCGCGCGCGGCCGCGGCTTCGACGTGGTCCCGGTGGAGTCCGTTCGGCGTGCAGACGTACACTGCGTCGTAGGCATCGGTTGCCGCGCCGTCGGCATACTCGTCGTAAGTGAGGGTTCCCTCGATCCCCTCCAGGTCAGCCGCGACCTCCTCAGCCTTCTCCGTACTGGAACTGACCAGGACCGTCGTCGCACAATAGTCCGCGTTTTCGACGGCAGGGATCGCGTGCTCGCGCGTCCACCACCCGAGTCCGACCATGGCGAACCGGACCGCATCGGCGTCTGTAGGGCGTTCCCAGTCGCGAGCACTGAAGCTGTCGAGATCGAACTCCATGAGCGAGGATTTGCTGCCCATAACAGATAGTCTTCACGCACGAGGAGCCACCTATCGAGTAGAGACGATTCCTGGGAGCGTATCCGATAATTCAGTCTCCGACGAGTGCGGTCGTAGTACTCGAAGGCCTGAGTACAACGCCTCAATATCGTGCTTCGCGGCCCACTGTAACGAGTTTGCCATGCACTCAGGACACGACGGTGTCGATTGCGACTGTTGCGATGCATCTCGAGTAGAGCGACTGCTGACAGTCCGGTCTGGAGCCATCATTTCTCCAACGAGGCCGCTGACTGGTCGCTCCGCCGTCCCTCCTCGGTGTAATAATTCTCTCTGAGGATGCTACTGGGCTTGACCCGTAGTGGAACCTACCTGAAGGAGAAACTCAGACGGCAACTGACAGTACCGTCTAGTTAGCGCGGTTTGAGATGCGAGCAGGTCGTAGAGTGAGTTTAGGATAATGCTCGCTGAGCAGGTCTGCAAGCTGCCTGTCCAACTCCAACTATGCACCGTGCCTTAGTTTTGATTCCGTTTGGTAGCTGACGTAACTATGATGGCGCTTGTGCCACGACGCAGAAGGGGATCCGCAACTCGGGCTGGCAAGTATACCGTCGTGCACCGAACCTTCTCGTCCAACTCGACTCTGGCCTTGATAGTCTGTTCCTCATTCGAGATTACAACGAGATCCTGATCTCCAATATTTCGGTCTTGGGCGTCTTCTGGATGCATTCTGAGTCGGCGTTTAGCCTCGCTATCATCCCCTTGTGTCTCTCCGACCCGTCCGCCAGCGATCAAGGAGAGCCCACTTGCGGAATCGAAGGTGAATCTCGATTGGTCGTTACTGAAAACTGCCCGTCCGTCAGACGTCTCGAAACTGTCGCGGTACAGTGTCGAGTCGGAGTTGACTGGCCACTGTCGACCGGATAGTCCAAGCTCGGCGAAGGAAAGTCCTTCATACGTAGGTGCGATACGGGTCAATTCATCGAACACGTCGGCTACCGTTTGGTATTCAAAGGCGTTCGAATCGGGGAGTAACAGTGTCCCGAGATCACGAAGGATTTCGAAATCTGAGCGGGCCGAACTAGGAGGGTGTGTCATTGGCGAAAAGCGTTGGACTCGTCGTTCGAGATTTGTTATAGTTCCCCGTTTCTCGAATCCAGCAGCGGCTGGGAGCACAACGTCCGCGTTGCTTGCAGTCTCGCTGAGAAACAGGTCGAGGACAACGAGATGGTCGAGTGTATCGAGCCGCTCACAAGTCCAATCAGGATCGCACTTCGAAATAGCCGGATTCTCGCCAACGACAACCGCTGCGCGGATTTCCTTGCCGCAGGCCGTAAGCATCTCCCGCGCATTCTTCCCATGGTTGGATGGGGGTATCATACCCCACTCCTTAGCGATCCGTTCACGAGCGTCGGTCGCAGTCACCGATTGGTGACCGGGCAGACGATCTGGGACACAGCCGGTATCAGTCGCTCCCTGCTCGTTCGCGAGGCCGCGGAGCACGTACAATCCAGCACCGGGGCGTCCGATGTTCCCAGTGAGAAGGAGGAGGTTGAGGAGCGCTTCGGGGGCATTTGTGTTGTCGCCCTCAATACCTGTTCCGACTAGCGCTGCGACCCCGTCAGCCGTCGCGACAAGTTCTGCGAGGCGATCGATTTGTGTCTCGTCGACACCTGCCGCTGACATTGCTTCTGTTGGATTAAGTCCTCGTATAGATGCTGCGAACGGTTCGAACTGTCGGGTGCGCTCGTGGATGAACTCTCGGTCGATATCATTTCCATCGAGGAGCTGAGTACTCAACAGATCGAACACCAGTGCATCGGTTTCTGGACGAGGAGTTATATGAATCTCTGCGAGGCGAGTCGTTGCATTCCCGATCGGATCGATGTGGACGAGCGTCGCACCGTTATTGACCGCCGGCCGGACGAAGCTATTGAACGCGATTGGCTGCCGTTTCGCGGGATTAGCCCCTGCGATTATAATTACGTCAGCGTCGCTCAGTTCAGCGAGTCCATTCGTTGATGCTGGCCATCCAACACGGGTCTCGAGACACCGAGTCGTCGATTCGTGACAGAGACGGGCCCGATTATCGATGTTGTTCGTTCCAAGCATCCGTGCCAGCTTTTGCAGGAGATAATTCTCTTCGTTGGTACAGTGTGGCGCACCGAAGAACCCCATTGCGTTGGGGCCATGCCGGTCGAGCGTAGCTTCGATCCCGTCGACGATCCGTTCATAGGCTTCGCCCCACGACGCTGGCCGGAGTTCTCCCCGATCTCGGAGTAGTGGTTGCGTAAGCCGATCTTCCGTGTCGACGTCAAGTGCGTTAATGCCCTTTCGGCAGAGCCGACCGTTCGGATTCATTGGACCCGAAACGCCGTTAGCACGCGATCTGTCACCGACTCCCAGCCGACAGCCGACCGCACAGAGTGGACAGACTGTCGAGTGATCGAGATCGTCGTCGTTGGTGGTCACTGCTTAGGATCGGTCCCTAATGCGCTGTCCTTTGGCCTTCAGGAAGCTGATGAGGTATCCGAGGCTGAACCGAATGTCCCGATTCAACAGCGCCGACAACGTTCCCATCGGGCCAATCGGCTCGGAGTCCCGCTGGGCATCGCCGATCGCGCCGAACAACTCGTTCATACCGCGGGCAGCATCCTCGTCAATCTCCAGCGCTGAGAGCGTCTTTGCCGTCTCGGCGAGGTCGTCGAGGTGGCCCTCACGTTGGAGTTCCAGTACAGTCTCGAGGATGGCGACGAGTTCTGACCCGTTGTCTTCGAGCAGTGTCGACAGCTCCTCGATTTCTTCGGGCGAGAGCGATTCGGAGACCGAGGAAGCGACGGTCACGAGGTCTTCAAGGTGGCCCTCGCGCTGGAATGTGAGTATGACGTCGAGCGACTCCGAAAGCGTGTCGGCGTTCTTACCTAACTCGTCTGCGAGCTCCGCTGCGCCGTCGGTCGAGAGGCCGTCAGCGGCGGCGACGAGGTTAGCTGCCGAGTCCGTGACGTGGCCGACCTCTTCGTCGTCGGCACTTGCGATCACGAGGATCGCGGTTGTGATCGCGTCTGCGAGTTCGTCGCTTTGCTCGATCGCTGCGGCGATGTCGTCACCGTGGGTTGCGAGGGCATCCTTAACGGCCGCTTCGCCGTTGCTCTCGGGACGTTCTTTCCGCGCTCCGTTAGTCGCTGACTCGGGGTAGGACGACTGTGGTTTTGCCATCTCAGTCGTCCCCCATTGTCTCGACCGCTTCCGTTCCGGTTCGGTCGATATCGTCCTCGACAGCTGCGATCTTCACGGCTGAAACCTTAAATTCTGGCGTCGATGCGGCCGGGTCGAGGCGGTCTTCGTCGGTGAGGCGGTTCACGGCACTCTCGGCGAAGTGGATCGGAACGAAGAGGTTCTCGGGGCCGACGCGGTCAGTCACCTGTGCGGGGACAGTCGTTTCGCCGCGTCGGGATTCGATCCGAACCGGATCACCGTTCTCGATTCCGTACTCGTTAGCGGTCTTAGGGTTGATTTCGACGAAGTCACTCGGGTTGTACTGCATAATGCCCTCTTCGCGGTGGGTCATCGTTCCGGTGTGATACTGATACAGGACGCGGCCGGTAGTGAGCGTGAACGGGTACTCATTGTCCGGCGTCTCCGCAGGTTCGCTGTATCCGATAGCGTGGAGGTTTGCCATTCCGTCCTCGGTATCGAATTCTTCCGTATAGAGACGCTTTGTACCGGGATGGTCTTCGTCCCAGCACGGCCACTGAAGGCCGCCCTCAGCTTCGACGCGCTCGTGAGTGACACCGCCATACAGTGGTGTGAGAGAATTAACTTCGTCCATAATCTCGGCCGCTGAGTCGTAGTCCCACTCGCGCCCCATCCGGTTTGCGAGGTCTTGGAGAATCTGCCAGTCTGGCCGGGATTCGCCCTTTGGTTCCATCACTTTGTTGACCTTCTGGACCGTTCGGTCCGTGTTCGTAAACGTTCCCGTCTTCTCGACAAACGAACAAGCGGGGAGGACGACGTCGGCGTATCGTGCAGTCTCGGTCATGAAGAGATCCTGAACCACGAGGAAGTCGAGATTTTCGAGAACGTCCTCGGCATGGTTCACCCCGGGCTCTGAGAGCGCTGCGTTCTCGCCGATAATATACATTCCTCGGACGTGATCGTCGTCAGCTTCGAGGAACATCTGGGTGGTATAGTAGCCGTACTCTGGCGAGATTTCGCAGTCCCAAGCGTCCTCAAACTTGGCACGAACCTCGTCGTCAGCAATGTCCTGATACCCCGGGAAACTGTCCGGGAGTGGACCCATATCGCCGCCCCCACCTTGGACGTTGTTCTGGCCCCGGAACGGCGAGACCCCCGCACCGGGCTTTCCGAGATTGCCAGTGATCGCTGCGAGGTTTGCCATTGCCATCACGTTCTCGGTGCCGTGTGAGTGTTCGGTGAGTCCGAGCGTCCACCCGAATATACACCGATTTGCCTCGGCTATCGTCTCTGCGGCGGAAGCGATCGCCTCGGGGCGGGCACCTGTTACCTCCTCAACGCGCTCCGGTGTGAACTTCTGGACTGCCTCCTTGACATCTTCGAAACCAGTGGTCCGTTCCTGAACGAATTCCTCGTCGTAGAGGTCATTGTTGATGATGTAACGAGTAATTCCGTTGATCCAAACGGCGTCGTATCCGGGTTTGATTTGGGTGTACTGCGTTGCGTACTCGGCAATCTGGACCTCCCGCGGATCGAACACGATCAGATCGCCGCCGTCTCTCACGTTCTGTTTGATCCGCGTTGCAAGGACGGGGTGGGCCTCGGTAGTGTTCGACCCAGTTAGAAGGATACAGTCGGCAAGTTCGAAGTCGTCGGTACTGATTGACGCTGCCCCATATCCGTAGGTTTTCGCCAGCCCAGCGACCGTCGAGGAGTGACACAAGCGATTGCAGTTGTCGACACTATTGGTGCCGAGAACCTGTCGAGCAAACTTGCCCATCAGGTAGTTATCCTCGTTTGTCGCCTTCGAGGAGGCGATGACCGAAAGTGCTTCGCCGCCATGTTCGTCGCGGATACTGCCGAGCCCTTCGGCGACCCTCGAGAGTGCTACGTCCCACGTCGCCTCGCGGAACTCACCG is a window encoding:
- the fdhF gene encoding formate dehydrogenase subunit alpha yields the protein MQQAKDQAIENVEHVAEGVAAETLPEGKLFEIAQSIGDKRLEELNVEDTTCGYCAVGCRFDLYSDGEEVLAARPTDEDAPVNGISTCVKGKFSYDFVNSDDRLTAPLVRDESGEFREATWDVALSRVAEGLGSIRDEHGGEALSVIASSKATNEDNYLMGKFARQVLGTNSVDNCNRLCHSSTVAGLAKTYGYGAASISTDDFELADCILLTGSNTTEAHPVLATRIKQNVRDGGDLIVFDPREVQIAEYATQYTQIKPGYDAVWINGITRYIINNDLYDEEFVQERTTGFEDVKEAVQKFTPERVEEVTGARPEAIASAAETIAEANRCIFGWTLGLTEHSHGTENVMAMANLAAITGNLGKPGAGVSPFRGQNNVQGGGGDMGPLPDSFPGYQDIADDEVRAKFEDAWDCEISPEYGYYTTQMFLEADDDHVRGMYIIGENAALSEPGVNHAEDVLENLDFLVVQDLFMTETARYADVVLPACSFVEKTGTFTNTDRTVQKVNKVMEPKGESRPDWQILQDLANRMGREWDYDSAAEIMDEVNSLTPLYGGVTHERVEAEGGLQWPCWDEDHPGTKRLYTEEFDTEDGMANLHAIGYSEPAETPDNEYPFTLTTGRVLYQYHTGTMTHREEGIMQYNPSDFVEINPKTANEYGIENGDPVRIESRRGETTVPAQVTDRVGPENLFVPIHFAESAVNRLTDEDRLDPAASTPEFKVSAVKIAAVEDDIDRTGTEAVETMGDD